The genomic window GCCGCCCGCGGCGGCGCGCTGCGCCACGTGACCGCCTGGCCGGGCAGTTACACCGCCGTCCTGCAACTGGGCCGCCGCATCACCGTGCTGGGCGACCTCGCCGGCGCCAGGCCGGTCTTCCACACCCGCTTCTCCCGCGGTACGGCCTACGCCACCGCCGCGTTGCCGCTCGCCGACCTCATCGAGGCCGGGCTCGACGTCACCCACCTCGCCGCGATGCTCGCCTGCCCGGACGCGCCCGAAGCCCTCGGCGACGGGACCCCGTACCTCGGGGTGCGGCGGGTCCCGCCGGGCCACGCGCTGACCCTGCGCGACGGCGCCCCCGAGATCACCGGCTACGAACCGACCGCCTCGCTCGCCGTCGGCCACCAGCCCGCCACCGCGGCCGACGCGGACGCGGCCATCGCCGCCATACGCGACGCGCTGGTCGAGTCGGTACGGGCCCGGCTGGCGCAGCCGCGGTTCGTGCCGGACGGGACCGCGATGCCCGGCCAGGAAGAGGCGGACGGCCACGGCGGCGGCCCGATGCCCGCGCCCGGCATCGGGGCCGACCTGTCCGGTGGCAGCGCATCCGCCACGCTGGCGCTGCTCGCCGCCGGCCTGCCCGGGATGCCCGGCATGCTGCCGGGCGCACCCGGCTCGCTGGCCGGCGAACGTCTCCTCGCCGTCACCTTCAACGACCTCACCGCCGGCGGACTGCCGCTGCGGGACGGCGAGTTGGCCCGGGCGGGCGAACTCGCCGCGGACCCGCGGCTGCGGCACGTCGTCGTCCCCGGCGGCGAAGAAGCCCTGCCCTACGCCGACTTGACCGGCGGCCCGGCCGTACCGCTCACCGACGAGCCAGGCCCGTCGCTGATCGTCGCAGAACGCCACCGGCGCAGGCTCGCCGCGGGCGGCGCCGACCACCTCATCGGCTTCGGCGCCCGGCAGGTCCTCGACGCGCACCCCGCACGGCTCGCCGACCTGCTCATGGACCGGCGCCGGCGCCACCTCGTACGGCCCGTCGCCGCGTTGACCCGGGCGGGCGGCCCGGCCGCGGGCCCCGCGGTGCTGGTCCCCTTCACCGTGCCCATCACCGTCTACCGGGCCGCGCGGCGGCTGGCCCGCACTCCCTATCAACAGGGTGTGGAGGACGCGGCGGCCCGGCTGCTGCGGTACGCCTCCGGCGGGGTGTCGGGCGGTTCGTTCGGTTCTTTCGGTTCTTTCGGCTCCGTGGGCGGCTCCGACGGGCCCATCGGCGCGTCGCTCGCCGCGATGGCCTGGGTGCGGCCCGGGCCCGCCGCCCGGTGGCTCACCGGGGAGGCGCTGGCCGAGGTGTCGGTCCGCCTGCAGGACGCCGCCAGGCGGCCGTGGCCGATGGAGCGCCCCGGCGAGCGGCGCGCCCGGGCCGCGCTCGCCCGGCACGCGGCCGACTTCCGCGTCCTGGAGCAGGCCGCCGCCGTCCCCAGCCAGCGGCTGCACGCGCCCTACCTCGACAACGCCGTCGTCCGCGCCGCCCGCGCCCTCCCCGGCGCCCTGCGCGTACGGCCCGGCGCCCGCGCCGACATCCTGCGCGACGTCCTCGCCAGCGCCGGAGTACGCGAGCTGCCGGCCGGCTGGGGCGTCGCGTCCCACTCCTCGGCCGCGGCGGCCGCCGCCAGGGCCGGGATGCGGTGCGCGATCGACCCGCTGGTCGAGCTCTTCGAGGCGCCGCTCCTCGCGGACGCGGGTCTGGTGGACGCGCGGGTCGTACGCGATGCCCTGCGGGCGGCGGTGGACACGCCTGGGGCGCCGCTGGAGGGGTTGGGGGAGGTGGTTGCCGTGGAGCTGTGGCTGCGGCGGTTGCTGGCGCGGCGGGGGTCTTGCTGGACCGGGACGGAGTCGCCTCGGCGGCGGGCGGTTGCGAGTGGGGTGCAGCGGCTTTCTCTGTGAGGGGTGGTGTGTTGCCCGCCCGCCCACCCGTGCGGGTGTTTGGTCGGGTGCGGGTGCTGCTGGTGGGTGGGTCGGTGCCGCCCCGGGGGTATCTCCTCGGCCTGCGCACCTCTGCTCTGACCGTTCCTTCCAGCGGGAGTTGTGCGCATGCCTGCGGGGACACCCCCGGACCGTCCCCTCCCCGCCGCCGGCGGCTCCCTGCCGACACTGGCTGAGGAGGAGGGGGTCCGGACGGGGGCACCCCCTCCCGCACCTTCCCCCGGGGGCGTTGGATGTCTCCCCGGGGGCGCCATCCGTGCCCACGGCACACCGTCACGCACGGGCGGAACAGCCGCCGATGGTGGGCCACTCCCACAAGAAGACCTGCAGACGACGTCGTATCCGCACGGGTCTGGGGGCACCCCCACGCGGAGCCGTGGGGGAGGGTGGGAAACACCCCGCGCCGCCAGGCGCGGGAAACCCCCACGGACGTGCACCCGCCGGCGGTGGCGGCCCGCACCCGGGACCGCCGCCGCGAGGCACCCCGCACGGACGTGCACCCGTCACCGCTGGGTGGGCGGGCGTTCAGCCCGCACCATGCGTGCCGCAGAATGGAAGCTGGCGGCGAAAGGAGTACGCGGTGACCGTATGGGACGACGTGGTCGGCCAGCCTCACGTGGTGGCCGAGCTCTCCGCGGCTGCGACCGACGCCGACGCGGTCGTGACGTCCGGTGGTGCCGGGTCGCGTATGACCCACGCCTGGCTCTTCACCGGCCCCCCCGGCTCCGGCTGCTCGACCGCCGCCCGCGCCTTCGCCGCGGCGCTGCAGTGTGTGAGCCCGGACCGCGCGCTGGGCGCCGATCCCGGGTGCGGATTCTGCGACGGCTGCCATACGACGCTGGTCGGCACGCACGCCGACGTCGAATTCGTCCGCACCGACCTGCTGTCCATCGGCGTCAAGGACACCCGTGACCTGGTGCGGCGGGCGTCGCTGTCGCCGGCGGGCGGCCGCTGGCAGGTGATCGTCCTGGAGGACGTCGACCGGCTGACCGAGGGCGCGGCCAACGTGCTGCTCAAGGCGGTCGAGGAGCCCGCACCCCGTACGGTCTGGCTGCTGTGCGCGCCCTCGGTGGAGGACGCCCTGCCGACGATCCGTTCGCGCTGTCGGCTGCTCAGCCTGCGTACGCCGTCCGCCGGGGCCGTCGCGGACGTGCTGACCCGGCGGGACGGTGTCGACCCGCGGCTGGCGGCGGAGGTCGCACGGGCCACCCAGGGCCACATCGGGCGGGCCAGGCGGCTGGCCACCGACGAGTCGGCGCGCGAGCGCCGGGCGGCGGTGCTGCGGCTGCCGCTGCGGGTCGCCGATATCGGCGGCTGCCTGCGGGCGGCGCAGGAACTCGTCGACGCGGCGGCCGAGGACGCCAAGGCGGTGGCCGACGACGTCGACGCCAAGGAGACCGAGGAGCTGCGCGCCGCCCTCGGCGCCTCGGCCGGCGCGGGCAGCCGGATGCCGCGCGGCACGGCGGGCGTCATGAAGGACCTCGCCGACCGCCAGAAGCGCCGCTCCACCCGGACCCAGCGCGACACCCTCGACCTCGCTCTCACCGACCTCGCCTCCTTCTATCGCGATGTGCTCACCGTCCAGTTCGGTACGGGCGAGCGCATCGCCAATACCGAGGTCGGCGACGGCATCCGCCAGATCGCCGCCACCTCCCGCCCCGAGCACAGCCTGCGCCGCATCGAGGCCGTGCTCGCCTGCCGCGAGGCCCTCGACCGCAACGTCGCCCCCCTCCTGGCCGTCGAGGCCATGACCCTCGCCCTTCGCACCGGCTGACCCCACCCCCCAACCCGAGCCAACCCCCCGCCCGCCCGAGACCCTGAAACGTGAAAACCGCCCCCTGATCCGTCGCGTCGAGGCCACGCGCCGCGGCCGTCCCCCGTCCTCCTCCCCCCCCCCGGGTCGGCAGTCCCCGGCCCCCCCTCGCGGCAGGCCCGAGCTCTCAGGGGCGCGGGGAACTGCGCGCCCAGCCCCCACCGGCGCGCGGGTCGTCACTCACCCCGACAGGCAGTTGCGGTCGGAGTCAGACCACCGGCGGATGATCCCCTCCTCCGCAGCCCCGAGCCCCGCCAGGGGCCGCCACCTCCGGGGCGAACCGGCCCCCGTGCCCGCGGCGTCCCCAGCCCGGGGGCACGGGCGCCCAGGCCGCCTGCCCCGCCCCCGCGCGAAGCGCGAAGCGCGAACACACCCCAGGCCGCCTGGCCCGCGCCCCCGCGCGAAGCGCGAACCCGCCCGCGCGGCGGCGCAAACCAGACCGTGCTGCGGCCTCAGGCCGCCCGCGATGTGGCGTTCGGGTGATCGCGGCCCCGCGAACGTAACGGCAGCCGGAGCTGGGCCGGTCGCCGTTGCAAGGTGCTGGCAGTGGTCCTGCCCGCCGTGTCCCCCGCGGGGCCGCAGCCGTCCCGAAGGGGTTGCCGTGGCTGACGTCGTGCGGTCCGTAACGATGGTGGTGGCCGCTGCCGCCGCCGTACTGCTCGGGCATCGCGCGTTGCGGCACTGGTGGGCCGAGCGCGCCGGGCGGGCGTACGAGCTGCCGGAGGACCGTACCGGCACCGCCCTGCGCGCGGGCGCCGCCGGGGCCGCTGCCCTGCTGGCCGCGGGGATGGCCGTACCACTGTTCGCCGGTGGCCGCGGGCAGGCCGAAGCCGGTATGAGCGCACCCGCACCCGCACCCGTCGTCGCACCGGCGCCGCCGGCCCGTACGCCCGAACCCGCCCCCCCGCCGCCCGAGGTCCACACCCTCGGGCATCCCGCGGGCGGCACCCTCGACGCGTTGCGCGACGGCACCCGGGTGTGGCTCCCGCCGAAGTACGCCACCGCGAAGGCGGCCCGGATCGGCTTCCCGGTCGTCGTCGCGCACCTGCCCGCCGGCGCGGACGCGGACCTCTACGAGGGCTTCGCCCGGGCCGCGAAACGCGGGCTCGCCGACGCCTTCGTCCTCGTGCTGCCCACCGGCTGCACCCAGGACCCCGCCGTCATCGCCGAGGTCGCGCGCCGCTACCGCGTGCTGCCCGCCCGTACCGCCGCCGGCGTCATCGGGGCCGGCGCCGACGCCCCTTGCGCCGTACGCGAAGCACTTGCCACCACTGGCCGCTTCGGCGCCGCCGTCGGGATCTCCGGTCTGTATCCACGTCTCGTCCCCTCTCGCTCACCGCACCCCTCCTTGCTGCTCGCCACCGCCCCCGGTGAGACCGCCGCCCAGGCCGCAGCCCTGCGTTTGCGCGACGCCCTGCACCCGCACGGCGACCAGGTACGCGTCATCGACGCCCTCGCTGCCCACCGCGACCGCTTCGCTCTGATCGCCGGCTACCTGACGGAGAAGCTCGACGGCCCCGCAACGGCCGTCACCCCGCCGCCGGCCTCCGTATCCCCCACCGTTCCCGCATCCCCCGCACCTCCCCGATCCCGCTTGTCCCCCGCCACCCACACCTCCTCGGCGACCCCACCGACTGCCTACCCACCCCACAGCGCACCGCAATCCCGCAAACCGGCCCAAAGCCAGTAATCACTCATTAGGGGACACCGTTCCCGGTGGACCCCCCTCGCCGCCAGCTACGCTCGCATTCATCCGACGGGAGGACCTGAGCCGCCGATGCACCCCACGCACCCCACGCGCCCGCTCCGCCTCCCGGCCACCGTCATCGCGGTGACCGGGTTGCTGCTGCTGTCCGCCTGTTCCAGCGGCGCAGGCCACCGGGCCGCCGCGTCCGTCTCGACCCAGGCCCCGGCCGCCCAGGACGCGACGGGCGCCCCGGCCCCGTCCGACACGGCGTCGACCGGCACGGCCACGCTCGCCCCGCTGCCGGCCGCCACCCCCGCCGACCTGGCGCCGTACTACAAGCAGAAGCTGTCCTGGCGCTCCTGCGGCGTCCCGGACTTCCAGTGCGCCGCCATGAAGGTGCCGCTCGACTACAGCCACCCCGTCGCCGCGGACGACCTCAAGCTCGCCGTCGCCCGCAAGAAGGCGCCCGGCCCCGGCAAGCGCCTCGGCTCGCTGCTCGTCAACCCCGGCGGCCCCGGCGGCTCCGCCATCGACTACCTGCAGTACGCGGCCACCGGCTACCCCGCAGCCGTCACCGGCCGCTACGACATGGCCGCCGTCGACCCGCGCGGCGTCGCCCGCAGCGAGCCCGTGAAGTGCCTCAGCGACAAGCAGATGGACGCGTACACCGCCGTCGACTCCACCCCGGACACCACCGCGGAGGCCGACAAGCTGGCCACCGCCGACCGCTCCTTCGCCGCCGGCTGCAAGAAGACGTCCGCCGACCTCATCGGCCACGTCTCGACCGTCGACTCGGCCCGCGACATGGACGTCCTGCGCCAGCTGCTCGGCGACACCAAACTCAACTACGTCGGCAAGTCCTACGGCACCTTCCTCGGCGCCACCTACGCCGGCCTGTTCCCGCAGCGCGTCGGGCGGCTGGTGCTCGACGGCGCCATGGACCCCTCGGTGAACGCGCTGCAGAGCAGCCGCACCCAGGCCGGCGGCTTCGAGATCGCCTTCAACGCCTTCGCCCGCGACTGCGTCACCCGCTCCGACTGCCCCCTCGGCCGCACCTCCGCCGCCGACGCGGGCACCCGCCTCGACGCCCTCTTCGCTGGCCTCGACAAGCACCCGCTGCCCACCGGCACCAAGCGCCCGCTCACCGAGGCCCTCGGCACCACCGGCGTGATCGCCGCCATGTACGACCAGGAGGCCTGGCCGGCCCTACGCGGCGCCCTGATCGCCGCCAACAAGGGCAACGGCGCCGCGCTCCTCCAGCTCTCCGACAGCTACTACGAGCGGGACGACTCCGGCAAGTACAGCAATCTGATGTACGCCAACGCCGCCGTGAACTGCCTCGACCTCCCCCCGGCCTTCCACTCCCCGGCCGACGTCACCAAGGCGCTGGCCGGCTTCCGCGCCGCCTCCCCGCACTTCGGCGCCGCCCTGGCCTGGTCCTCGCTGATCTGCGGCTACTGGCCGCTGCACGCCACCGGCCACCCCGAACGCATCCCCGCCAAGGGCGCCGCCCCGATCCTGGTCGTCGGCACCACCCGCGACCCGGCCACCCCCTACGCCTGGGCCCAGTCCCTCGCCTCCCAGCTCTCCTCCGGCCACCTGCTCACCTACGACGGCGACGGCCACACCGCCTACGCCCGCGGCTCCACCTGCATCGACTCCGCCGTCAACGCCTACCTCCTGTCCGGCACGGTCCCCCCGCCCCACCAGAAGTGCACCTGACCTGCACCCTTCCAAGATCCCCACCTGGTCGGAACCACCCCCCACAACCCTGTAGACTTGGCGCCGCTGCGCCTGCCACCCTTGGCCCCGAGCGCGCGGCATGCCGCCTTAGCTCAGTTGGCCAGAGCAACGCACTCGTAATGCGTAGGTCTCGGGTTCGAATCCCGAAGGCGGCTCCACGGTGAACCCCAGGTCAGGCCTCTGACCTGGGGTTTCTTGTTTTCGTTGACCTTGGAATCCGGCCTAATCGGACACGTGTGGTCTATGCATCGCAATGCGCGGGTCGCAGGTTTGGTTTCCGTGACCGCATAGACGACTAGGGCTTCTGACCTGGTCTTTTGTGCATTTGGGAGGGGTGAGGCGGGCGCACGCAGTGGGTCTCGGTGGACAACCGGTGGACAGGTGTGCATGACGCTTCATCAGGGTCTGTCGCTGTCCCTGAACGGACGGGTGAGTATGCGGCCATCCTCGATGGAGGGTCGGCGGCGCCGGGACTGTCCGGTGCCGACAGATCTCACGCAGCCGCTTCGATTCCGACGATGATCACATACCTGACGTTCGGGCGGTGGCCGATCGCGCAGTGCCGGCAGCGAGCGGTGCGGGTCGATGAAGGCGAGCGTCCCGATCGCGTACGGGGCGTCGAACGGCTGGGCTCCGGCCAGGTACTCGGCCACGTCTCCTCGGACGAACTCCACGCCGCCGATGTCTGCGTGGGTGGAGACGGCGCGCTCGTGCCGGGTCGGGGACAGCTCGATACCGGTGACGCGGGCTCCATGAGCGTGGGCGAGGTGGACGGCGTGGTGGCCGGCCCCGGATCCGATATCCAGGATGCGGCGGCCGGTGATGTCACCGAGCACTTCTGCTCCCGGTCCGATCCCTTCCCAGGGCGTCCAGCCGAGCCGGTCGGGGATGGGCGGGGTGAAGGCGCGAGCTAGTTGGCGCTGGCCGTAGATCTGCCAGGCCCGGGTGTCGGTGTCCTCGGCGGGCACCGGTTGCCTCCTGGTGGGCGGGCGGGTTCGGGGGGTCAGGTGTGCGTGATCAGGTAGGCGGGGCCCTCGCCGTGCCGAGCCCGTTCGACGGCGTCGAGGCGGGCGAAGGCGCGCGCCCCCATCAGTTCCTGCCAGGTCGCGAGGTCGTGGACGGCCCACATGTCGTGCTCAGCGGGATCGAGGTGGATCCGGCCGAGCTGGTCGGCGGTCAGATGCCCTCCGTCGAAGATGAGCCCTACCTTGTTCAGCGGCAGGCGCGGCCCGGCGTGCAGGAAGTGCGTCAGGAGCAGCTTCGGCGTGTCCAGACCGAGTTCGAGGCCCGTCTCCTCGACCGTCTCGCGCTGTGCGGTCTGCAGAGGGTCCTCGCCAGGGGCGTCGAGATCGCCGCCCGGGAACTGCCAGAGCCGCGAGCCGTAGACCGAGCGCAGTTGGACCGGCCGGTCGTGCTCGTCGCGGATGTACAGGCAGCCGTAAACCGTGTGGTGGGGGACGGTCTGCGCGTACTGCGTGGGCGTCATCGGCATGGGGCGGCCCGGCCGGGCAGGGCGGTGATCGAACGCGAGGGCGAGAACGCCTAGCGCCTCTCTGGCCGGCGGGTAGATGCTGTGGAGGTTGGCGAGTTGCTCTTCGGGCAACCCGTCCGGGTCGACGCGTGCGGGGTCCTCGGAGGTGA from Streptomyces sp. NBC_01198 includes these protein-coding regions:
- a CDS encoding asparagine synthase gives rise to the protein MRWLVGWSSATAGPVPGDGGATLRPVGAQLLWGDLDPLWAVGDWRPDEVRVVQADSAHAAGAGGTYGSSSYGAYGSGANGSAYGGGYGSRANGGPSGGPQGIARLAVLGRCGASDAQLRLGLVAARGGALRHVTAWPGSYTAVLQLGRRITVLGDLAGARPVFHTRFSRGTAYATAALPLADLIEAGLDVTHLAAMLACPDAPEALGDGTPYLGVRRVPPGHALTLRDGAPEITGYEPTASLAVGHQPATAADADAAIAAIRDALVESVRARLAQPRFVPDGTAMPGQEEADGHGGGPMPAPGIGADLSGGSASATLALLAAGLPGMPGMLPGAPGSLAGERLLAVTFNDLTAGGLPLRDGELARAGELAADPRLRHVVVPGGEEALPYADLTGGPAVPLTDEPGPSLIVAERHRRRLAAGGADHLIGFGARQVLDAHPARLADLLMDRRRRHLVRPVAALTRAGGPAAGPAVLVPFTVPITVYRAARRLARTPYQQGVEDAAARLLRYASGGVSGGSFGSFGSFGSVGGSDGPIGASLAAMAWVRPGPAARWLTGEALAEVSVRLQDAARRPWPMERPGERRARAALARHAADFRVLEQAAAVPSQRLHAPYLDNAVVRAARALPGALRVRPGARADILRDVLASAGVRELPAGWGVASHSSAAAAAARAGMRCAIDPLVELFEAPLLADAGLVDARVVRDALRAAVDTPGAPLEGLGEVVAVELWLRRLLARRGSCWTGTESPRRRAVASGVQRLSL
- a CDS encoding DNA polymerase III subunit delta'; the protein is MTVWDDVVGQPHVVAELSAAATDADAVVTSGGAGSRMTHAWLFTGPPGSGCSTAARAFAAALQCVSPDRALGADPGCGFCDGCHTTLVGTHADVEFVRTDLLSIGVKDTRDLVRRASLSPAGGRWQVIVLEDVDRLTEGAANVLLKAVEEPAPRTVWLLCAPSVEDALPTIRSRCRLLSLRTPSAGAVADVLTRRDGVDPRLAAEVARATQGHIGRARRLATDESARERRAAVLRLPLRVADIGGCLRAAQELVDAAAEDAKAVADDVDAKETEELRAALGASAGAGSRMPRGTAGVMKDLADRQKRRSTRTQRDTLDLALTDLASFYRDVLTVQFGTGERIANTEVGDGIRQIAATSRPEHSLRRIEAVLACREALDRNVAPLLAVEAMTLALRTG
- a CDS encoding methyltransferase domain-containing protein, with protein sequence MPAEDTDTRAWQIYGQRQLARAFTPPIPDRLGWTPWEGIGPGAEVLGDITGRRILDIGSGAGHHAVHLAHAHGARVTGIELSPTRHERAVSTHADIGGVEFVRGDVAEYLAGAQPFDAPYAIGTLAFIDPHRSLPALRDRPPPERQVCDHRRNRSGCVRSVGTGQSRRRRPSIEDGRILTRPFRDSDRP
- a CDS encoding alpha/beta hydrolase, with translation MHPTHPTRPLRLPATVIAVTGLLLLSACSSGAGHRAAASVSTQAPAAQDATGAPAPSDTASTGTATLAPLPAATPADLAPYYKQKLSWRSCGVPDFQCAAMKVPLDYSHPVAADDLKLAVARKKAPGPGKRLGSLLVNPGGPGGSAIDYLQYAATGYPAAVTGRYDMAAVDPRGVARSEPVKCLSDKQMDAYTAVDSTPDTTAEADKLATADRSFAAGCKKTSADLIGHVSTVDSARDMDVLRQLLGDTKLNYVGKSYGTFLGATYAGLFPQRVGRLVLDGAMDPSVNALQSSRTQAGGFEIAFNAFARDCVTRSDCPLGRTSAADAGTRLDALFAGLDKHPLPTGTKRPLTEALGTTGVIAAMYDQEAWPALRGALIAANKGNGAALLQLSDSYYERDDSGKYSNLMYANAAVNCLDLPPAFHSPADVTKALAGFRAASPHFGAALAWSSLICGYWPLHATGHPERIPAKGAAPILVVGTTRDPATPYAWAQSLASQLSSGHLLTYDGDGHTAYARGSTCIDSAVNAYLLSGTVPPPHQKCT
- a CDS encoding NUDIX domain-containing protein; amino-acid sequence: MPDDTQQSIPAVPGPTAGYEPQEHHMHLLGRYYRQIEAGRKTIEVRVATPNKRAVAAGDTVVFHDRDTARELDVTVQRITRYHSFEDLLTSEDPARVDPDGLPEEQLANLHSIYPPAREALGVLALAFDHRPARPGRPMPMTPTQYAQTVPHHTVYGCLYIRDEHDRPVQLRSVYGSRLWQFPGGDLDAPGEDPLQTAQRETVEETGLELGLDTPKLLLTHFLHAGPRLPLNKVGLIFDGGHLTADQLGRIHLDPAEHDMWAVHDLATWQELMGARAFARLDAVERARHGEGPAYLITHT